From the genome of Sphingobacterium kitahiroshimense, one region includes:
- a CDS encoding two-component regulator propeller domain-containing protein: MKNTYQTFFFIIYLLFYIQVNGQQMGLNPITKNNELPSLTINQTCQDKDGYIWFASTQGLSRYDAYNILNFKLKTNDGKTATNQNIKTLVEYHNYLILGTEKGLYTLEKESYVIKPFKNNLQSATRITTLLIDKKNRLWVGSDNGIVVYNKDLSIIQNYQDDHNSIYKIPPGTVNTIFEDKNGNIWVAIWEQGLFKLDIQTNQFVAYPKLGTRNNPFKLFEDHNKQLWVCTWGDGIYLFNPDNRKNLYQEIEIKNKRRNIGKEDLFYNIVQDRHRNYIWILSFSGISTFQYIDGALQEVNMAPHFDHTTNIFNDIYQDRSGTLWLSIGGKGISTISFDKPLIQNYTFKEIKSRYSIAPNVNMLYRDKKGIFWFNLERFGFGSLNPKDGLLNTYSNANLRELISIRAASCAIDVQHELWVGSSYEATINVFKKKHNNIKLDYKIDLKREANHSGVPIFFFQDNQSRTWIATNQGVLYSDPKSKKIKLITKIKDQAVSIAEDKKSNIWIATKGSGIYYINKNNPDQVLQHIGQSTAVLKTNQIESLDVDKNDNLWIGTKDNRLLYYQTGLKKMEELANSALFGKNQLLDIVCLNNTVWLSSTRNIFKINALNKDILEFTSTDSLQVNMFSKRAFTIDKKSNSVYFGGYNGMVRLDDNSNIPNYKAKVQVTDIKINNKSIVLESNQKKFNFNQQILTLEPEDQNIEFSFSSLGYTQDNKLRYAYKLEGIDQDWINASRDRIFAAYNNLGKGSYRFLIKSTDLNNKWNTTITEINIYKKAAFYESNLAYFLYACLLIGIFYYFINFTLHRLKLRNDLKIAQIEKENAHALAQSKLSYFTSISHDLLTPLTIISCLVDDVQMTTKHHLSQFEKMRLNLDRLKRLLQQILDFRRIENNLMELKVSQEYLPTFINQLSHVFFNPLAIRKNIEFEINHGECTTDIYYDADKMDKILFNLLSNAFKYTPRGGKITLSYYIKEDKKQKLLYLFVRDNGIGIDKNELDKIFKPFYNNKSFVNQESNGIGLSVTKELVDIHFGKITVESVPDQGTCFQIILPVDQEFYVKNGIQIWNESFAKKDEITYEADKFTTAIIEDTNENSKQLHILLVEDNEDLQQTMFSILSKKYHVHVASDGKQGLDLLNKNEIDIIVSDIMMPEMDGLSLCRAVKQNMEINHIPILLLTAKNSMEDRIECYQAGAEGYISKPFDIQVLEAKIQSFIINKRTKQINFNNNTQINIATLDYTPVDEQFLQLMIKVVEENLSDDQFDIIKLGEILALSKSTLYRKTKVLLDLSPSEFIKNIRLKHACQMMEKDKSITVSEVAFATGFSDPRYFATCFKASFGITPTEFQKNTTAQHI, encoded by the coding sequence ATGAAAAATACATATCAAACCTTCTTCTTCATTATATATTTACTTTTCTATATCCAAGTTAATGGTCAACAAATGGGATTGAATCCCATTACCAAAAATAATGAATTACCCTCATTGACAATCAATCAAACTTGTCAGGATAAGGATGGGTATATCTGGTTTGCTTCTACACAGGGATTAAGCAGATATGACGCCTATAATATTTTAAATTTCAAATTGAAGACCAATGATGGTAAAACGGCTACCAACCAGAACATTAAAACACTAGTAGAATATCATAATTACCTCATTCTAGGTACAGAAAAAGGATTATATACATTAGAAAAAGAAAGCTATGTGATCAAACCCTTCAAAAATAACCTCCAATCTGCAACACGTATTACAACATTACTGATTGATAAAAAAAACAGATTATGGGTAGGATCAGACAATGGTATTGTGGTATATAACAAAGACTTATCCATTATCCAAAACTATCAAGATGATCATAATTCCATTTATAAAATACCACCGGGGACTGTTAATACCATATTTGAAGATAAAAATGGCAATATTTGGGTAGCCATTTGGGAACAAGGGTTATTTAAATTAGATATACAAACAAATCAATTCGTTGCGTACCCAAAACTTGGAACACGTAACAATCCTTTTAAATTATTTGAAGATCATAATAAACAACTCTGGGTATGTACCTGGGGGGATGGAATTTATTTATTTAATCCAGACAATAGAAAGAATTTATATCAAGAAATAGAAATCAAAAACAAGCGTCGAAATATTGGAAAGGAAGATTTATTCTATAACATCGTTCAAGATCGGCATCGCAATTATATTTGGATACTTTCATTTTCTGGTATCTCTACTTTTCAATATATAGATGGTGCACTTCAAGAAGTAAATATGGCTCCCCATTTTGATCATACAACCAATATCTTCAATGATATTTATCAAGATAGATCAGGAACATTATGGTTGTCTATCGGTGGGAAAGGAATATCTACGATTAGTTTTGATAAACCTCTCATTCAAAATTACACCTTTAAAGAAATTAAAAGTCGATATAGCATTGCTCCCAATGTAAATATGTTATATCGAGATAAAAAGGGTATCTTTTGGTTTAATCTAGAGCGTTTTGGTTTTGGAAGTTTAAATCCTAAAGATGGTTTATTAAATACCTATAGTAACGCCAATCTACGCGAATTAATCTCCATTAGAGCTGCTAGCTGCGCCATTGATGTACAGCATGAACTGTGGGTCGGTTCTTCTTATGAAGCAACTATAAACGTTTTCAAAAAAAAGCATAACAATATCAAGTTAGACTATAAGATTGATCTAAAACGTGAAGCCAATCACTCCGGGGTCCCCATCTTCTTTTTTCAAGATAATCAATCGAGAACTTGGATAGCGACAAACCAAGGTGTATTATATAGTGATCCAAAAAGCAAAAAAATAAAGCTCATCACAAAAATAAAAGATCAAGCGGTTAGCATAGCTGAAGATAAAAAATCAAATATCTGGATTGCCACCAAAGGAAGCGGCATTTATTACATCAATAAAAATAATCCTGATCAGGTACTCCAACATATTGGTCAATCAACAGCAGTTCTCAAAACGAATCAAATTGAATCCTTAGATGTTGATAAAAATGATAATCTATGGATTGGAACCAAAGATAATCGCTTACTCTATTATCAAACAGGTTTAAAGAAAATGGAGGAATTGGCAAATTCGGCTTTATTTGGAAAGAACCAACTTTTGGATATCGTTTGCCTAAATAATACCGTATGGCTTTCCAGCACCAGAAATATATTTAAAATAAATGCACTCAATAAAGACATTTTGGAATTTACATCGACTGACAGCCTGCAAGTCAATATGTTTTCCAAAAGAGCATTTACGATTGATAAGAAATCAAACTCGGTCTACTTTGGAGGATATAACGGAATGGTTAGATTGGATGATAATAGCAATATCCCAAATTATAAAGCTAAAGTGCAAGTAACAGATATCAAGATTAATAATAAGTCCATTGTCCTTGAATCCAATCAGAAAAAATTTAATTTCAATCAACAGATATTAACATTAGAACCCGAAGACCAAAATATAGAATTTTCCTTTTCATCCCTTGGCTATACCCAGGATAATAAACTTCGATATGCCTACAAGTTAGAAGGTATTGATCAGGATTGGATCAATGCATCCCGAGATCGAATTTTTGCAGCATATAATAATTTAGGAAAAGGATCTTATCGTTTTTTAATAAAATCGACTGATTTAAATAATAAATGGAATACGACGATTACTGAAATTAATATTTACAAAAAGGCTGCATTTTATGAGAGTAACTTAGCCTATTTCTTATATGCGTGTCTACTGATTGGTATATTTTACTATTTCATAAATTTTACTTTACACCGTTTAAAATTAAGAAATGATCTAAAAATAGCCCAAATAGAAAAAGAAAATGCACATGCACTGGCACAGTCCAAACTCAGCTATTTTACAAGTATTTCTCACGACTTGTTAACACCACTAACCATTATTTCTTGTTTAGTAGATGATGTTCAAATGACCACAAAGCATCATTTAAGTCAGTTTGAAAAAATGAGATTGAATCTAGATCGCCTAAAACGCTTATTGCAACAAATTTTGGATTTCCGCAGAATAGAAAATAATTTGATGGAATTGAAAGTTAGTCAAGAATATCTGCCCACATTTATAAATCAATTGAGCCATGTGTTTTTTAACCCATTAGCCATTCGAAAAAATATTGAATTTGAAATCAATCATGGAGAGTGTACAACAGATATCTACTATGACGCGGATAAAATGGATAAGATTCTTTTCAATTTACTCTCGAATGCCTTTAAATATACACCTAGAGGTGGTAAAATCACCCTGTCATATTATATTAAAGAAGATAAAAAACAAAAACTGCTCTATCTTTTTGTACGTGATAATGGCATTGGAATCGATAAAAATGAGTTAGATAAAATATTTAAACCATTTTATAACAATAAGTCATTTGTAAATCAAGAAAGCAATGGGATTGGTCTCTCAGTAACAAAGGAGTTAGTTGATATTCATTTTGGTAAAATTACTGTTGAAAGTGTTCCTGATCAAGGAACCTGCTTCCAAATCATATTACCAGTTGATCAGGAATTTTATGTCAAAAATGGTATTCAGATATGGAACGAATCTTTTGCTAAAAAAGACGAAATTACTTACGAAGCAGATAAATTCACAACAGCTATCATTGAAGATACGAATGAAAATTCAAAACAACTACATATTCTATTAGTAGAAGACAATGAAGATCTTCAACAAACCATGTTTAGCATTTTATCAAAAAAATATCATGTTCACGTTGCCTCTGACGGTAAGCAAGGACTCGATCTTTTAAATAAAAATGAAATTGATATCATTGTTAGTGATATCATGATGCCTGAAATGGATGGGCTTTCTCTGTGCAGAGCTGTCAAACAAAATATGGAAATCAATCATATTCCAATATTGTTGCTAACTGCCAAAAATAGTATGGAAGATCGTATAGAATGCTATCAAGCTGGAGCTGAAGGTTACATCAGTAAACCTTTTGACATTCAAGTTTTAGAAGCCAAAATACAGAGTTTTATCATCAATAAACGGACGAAGCAAATCAACTTCAACAACAACACACAAATTAATATCGCTACTTTGGATTATACGCCTGTTGATGAACAGTTTTTACAACTGATGATCAAAGTTGTTGAAGAAAATTTAAGTGATGATCAATTTGATATTATCAAGCTCGGTGAGATTCTGGCACTATCCAAATCAACTTTGTATCGTAAAACCAAAGTTTTGCTAGATTTATCTCCAAGTGAATTTATAAAGAATATTCGCCTTAAGCATGCATGTCAAATGATGGAAAAAGATAAATCAATTACAGTTAGTGAAGTGGCATTCGCGACAGGTTTCTCTGACCCAAGATACTTTGCAACTTGCTTCAAGGCATCATTTGGGATAACTCCTACTGAGTTTCAAAAAAATACAACTGCACAACATATTTGA
- a CDS encoding DUF2264 domain-containing protein produces the protein MMKNVWTLWIFICFAAVTYGQKRNPIAWKETSRAFWLKEMDRMARPVMRSLAHDSLKINMPQITSVAVDNKEHRIQVQYVEVLGRVLSGISPWLALNDGSEEEQALRKQYRNWTIQALKNALDSNANDFMRFDLGGQQLVDASFISVAFLRCPWLWDHLDPVTQGHLIEAIKTTRQFRPVFSNWLLFSAMNEAFLAQYSTGWDVMRVDYALQQLEQWYVGDGMYMDGPHYAYDYYNSYVIHPFLSGIMDVIEQKTKNYDSMFAKIKLRNQRYATILERLINTDGTFPPSGRSVIYRGAAFHHLADMALKKRLPKELTEGQVRAALSAVMKKTFESPSTYHQNWLTIGLYGDQPGLGDFYNNQGSPYLCSTIFLPLGLSETDSFWTSKEEEWSSKRIWSGQDWKKDQSKVIQ, from the coding sequence ATGATGAAAAATGTATGGACATTATGGATATTCATATGCTTCGCCGCTGTGACATATGGGCAGAAGAGAAATCCTATTGCATGGAAAGAAACTTCAAGAGCCTTTTGGCTAAAGGAGATGGATCGTATGGCAAGACCGGTTATGCGTAGTCTGGCTCATGACAGTTTAAAGATCAATATGCCTCAAATTACTTCTGTTGCAGTTGACAATAAAGAACATCGCATTCAAGTACAATATGTAGAGGTATTAGGTCGAGTTTTAAGCGGAATATCGCCTTGGTTGGCTTTGAATGATGGTTCGGAAGAAGAGCAAGCATTGAGAAAACAATATCGCAATTGGACTATTCAAGCCTTAAAAAATGCCTTAGATAGTAATGCAAATGATTTTATGCGTTTTGATCTAGGTGGGCAGCAATTAGTGGATGCCTCATTTATTTCAGTTGCTTTTTTGCGTTGTCCTTGGTTATGGGATCATCTGGATCCTGTAACCCAAGGTCATTTGATTGAGGCTATCAAAACGACACGTCAATTCAGACCGGTGTTTTCCAATTGGTTACTTTTTTCTGCTATGAATGAAGCTTTTTTAGCCCAGTACAGTACAGGTTGGGATGTTATGCGAGTGGATTATGCTTTGCAACAACTGGAACAATGGTATGTTGGAGATGGGATGTATATGGATGGTCCTCATTACGCATATGATTATTATAATAGTTATGTCATTCATCCTTTTTTATCCGGAATTATGGATGTCATCGAGCAAAAGACTAAAAATTATGATAGCATGTTTGCAAAAATTAAATTACGAAACCAACGATATGCCACTATATTGGAAAGGTTGATTAATACAGATGGGACTTTTCCACCATCGGGCCGGTCAGTAATTTATCGTGGAGCAGCATTTCATCACCTGGCAGACATGGCATTGAAAAAGAGATTACCCAAAGAGTTAACGGAAGGACAAGTTCGCGCCGCTTTATCTGCCGTTATGAAGAAAACATTTGAAAGCCCATCAACTTACCATCAAAACTGGTTAACGATTGGTTTATATGGAGATCAGCCCGGATTAGGGGATTTTTATAACAATCAGGGGAGTCCATATTTATGCAGTACTATTTTTTTACCTCTTGGACTTTCTGAAACGGATAGTTTTTGGACTTCCAAAGAAGAAGAATGGAGTTCGAAGCGTATTTGGTCTGGACAGGATTGGAAAAAAGATCAAAGTAAGGTCATTCAATAA
- a CDS encoding glycoside hydrolase family 88 protein, which yields MHKYVLVYFLLITYSVFGQDFKKSDVLAQLNVANQYWQTNHKPQVWAFWDQAAYHSGNMEFYKEFKNKNFLKYTEDWADFNEWKGAKSTDKANWKYSYGETDDYVLFGDWQICFQTYIDLYHIAPKAYKIARAQEVMNYQIHSKHYDYWWWADGLYMVMPVMTKMYNLTKNPLYLEKLHEYLDYADGIMYDKDEKLYYRDAKYVYPKHKTAHGKKDFWARGDGWVFAGLAKVLQDLPKDNAHYKHYVKRFQDMADAIVACQQKEGFWTRSMLDPEHAPGKESSGTAFFTYGLLWGINNGILNKNEFEGAAKKGWHYLSTVALQRDGKVGYIQPIGEKAIPGQVVDAHSTSPFGVGAFLLAGVEMYRYLSE from the coding sequence ATGCACAAATACGTTCTTGTTTATTTTCTTCTGATTACTTATTCTGTCTTTGGACAAGACTTTAAAAAGAGTGATGTTTTGGCCCAATTGAATGTTGCTAATCAATATTGGCAGACCAATCATAAGCCTCAAGTTTGGGCATTTTGGGATCAAGCCGCTTATCACAGTGGTAATATGGAGTTTTATAAAGAGTTTAAAAATAAAAACTTCTTAAAATATACAGAAGATTGGGCAGATTTTAATGAATGGAAGGGTGCAAAATCAACTGATAAAGCGAATTGGAAATATAGCTATGGGGAGACCGATGACTATGTGTTATTTGGCGATTGGCAGATCTGTTTTCAAACGTATATTGATCTTTATCATATCGCCCCTAAAGCTTACAAGATAGCTCGAGCGCAAGAAGTGATGAATTACCAAATTCATTCCAAACATTATGATTACTGGTGGTGGGCTGATGGACTATATATGGTTATGCCTGTAATGACTAAGATGTACAATTTAACTAAAAACCCGCTCTATTTAGAAAAACTTCATGAATATTTGGATTATGCAGATGGTATCATGTATGATAAGGATGAAAAATTGTATTATAGGGATGCAAAATACGTTTATCCAAAACATAAGACTGCCCATGGAAAAAAAGACTTTTGGGCAAGAGGTGATGGTTGGGTATTCGCGGGATTAGCAAAAGTGCTACAAGATCTACCCAAAGACAATGCTCATTATAAACATTATGTAAAACGTTTTCAAGATATGGCCGATGCTATTGTAGCGTGTCAACAGAAGGAGGGTTTCTGGACGAGAAGTATGCTGGATCCAGAACATGCACCCGGTAAAGAATCCAGTGGAACGGCATTCTTTACTTATGGACTTCTTTGGGGCATTAATAATGGTATTCTGAACAAAAACGAATTTGAGGGTGCTGCAAAAAAAGGATGGCATTATTTAAGTACTGTTGCTTTACAGCGTGATGGAAAAGTAGGTTATATTCAGCCTATAGGAGAAAAGGCCATACCGGGTCAAGTGGTTGATGCCCATTCAACATCGCCATTCGGTGTCGGAGCATTTTTATTGGCAGGTGTTGAAATGTATAGATATTTAAGCGAGTAA
- a CDS encoding DUF2264 domain-containing protein, whose product MKKYMFGFMSCFIFIVSYPMDMFGQGTRDAVFNVKNPDLNLSPYTGMNRQHWLDAAEYLLKGAFSYVSNLDSPMEFPKQPGRSYPRDGVHTETERLEGLCRTLFIALPLMKGNPDYEIGGLKIADYYRHQITQLVNPNSTSFIPPLPKKGGPSQKLVEFGGLAVSLMAAPEILWDPLSQEKKDTLAHTLLSYGNGPTIDMNWRFFNVMILSFFKSKGYSIREDYLKELLEKCLSDYKGNGWYNDQPYYDYYSMWGYQMYGTLWATYYGDQMYPDYAKKFRTHLREMVGHYPYMFSKDGEMIMWGRSIAYRMGAAVPFPLMGFLEDKSINYGWMRRIASGTLLQFLKQPDFLSEGIPTLGFYGAFEPAVQEYSCRGSAFWLGKIFLGLLIPDDNIFWTANENLGAWESEIPKAKVLNKLAPGAEILITDYAGIGASEIRAWCDSKTIGYYQGTENYNKLAYNSAFPWQADGKNGEVSMNYMFQIGGKKWESLRRYKFKGYQDDIYYRDAVLASDSTISLQLADIILPNGILRIDQVYSQKSIALRLGHYALPQYEDRAIVEHQIKYKKWTASIIDNGQYQLAVIPVEGWEEVEIVSAAGLNPVSETSKVLNLKANTSANQKQLFATLMLWKKSGEKWTNDELFPIKKLNQKLNQVGISRKNGRYQVLNLISTDQQ is encoded by the coding sequence ATGAAAAAATACATGTTTGGGTTTATGTCCTGCTTCATATTCATTGTATCCTATCCCATGGATATGTTCGGACAAGGGACAAGAGATGCTGTTTTTAACGTCAAAAATCCAGATCTGAATCTCAGTCCCTATACCGGTATGAACCGTCAACATTGGTTAGATGCAGCCGAATATCTTTTAAAGGGTGCCTTTAGTTACGTCAGTAATCTGGATAGCCCGATGGAGTTTCCTAAACAACCAGGACGTAGTTATCCTAGAGACGGCGTTCATACGGAAACAGAACGGTTGGAAGGACTTTGTAGGACTCTGTTTATTGCTTTGCCTTTGATGAAGGGAAATCCCGACTATGAAATTGGTGGTCTAAAGATTGCCGATTATTACCGGCATCAGATTACGCAATTAGTGAATCCAAATTCGACGAGTTTCATTCCACCTTTACCCAAAAAAGGAGGACCAAGTCAAAAGCTTGTTGAATTTGGTGGTTTGGCCGTATCGCTGATGGCCGCTCCCGAAATTTTATGGGATCCGCTATCACAGGAGAAAAAAGATACTTTAGCGCATACACTCTTAAGTTATGGTAACGGACCTACTATTGATATGAATTGGCGTTTTTTTAATGTCATGATTTTAAGCTTTTTTAAGAGTAAAGGTTACTCGATACGTGAAGATTATTTAAAGGAATTGTTGGAGAAATGTTTATCTGATTATAAGGGGAATGGTTGGTATAATGACCAGCCTTATTATGATTATTATAGTATGTGGGGGTATCAGATGTACGGAACTTTATGGGCTACCTATTATGGCGATCAGATGTATCCAGATTATGCGAAGAAGTTCAGGACTCATTTAAGAGAAATGGTCGGTCATTATCCTTATATGTTCAGTAAGGACGGGGAAATGATTATGTGGGGGAGAAGTATTGCCTATCGCATGGGAGCTGCTGTTCCCTTTCCTCTGATGGGTTTTCTAGAGGACAAAAGCATCAATTATGGATGGATGCGAAGAATTGCATCAGGAACACTGCTACAATTTCTCAAACAGCCTGATTTTTTATCTGAAGGTATTCCTACACTTGGTTTTTATGGTGCATTTGAACCTGCCGTGCAGGAATACAGCTGTAGGGGAAGTGCTTTTTGGTTGGGTAAAATATTTTTAGGATTGCTCATTCCTGATGATAATATATTTTGGACAGCAAATGAAAATTTAGGTGCTTGGGAGAGCGAGATACCAAAAGCGAAGGTGTTGAATAAGCTTGCTCCTGGTGCTGAAATTTTGATTACTGATTATGCTGGAATTGGCGCATCAGAGATCAGGGCTTGGTGTGATAGTAAAACTATCGGCTATTATCAGGGAACTGAGAATTATAATAAACTGGCTTATAATAGCGCATTTCCTTGGCAAGCGGATGGAAAGAATGGTGAAGTATCAATGAACTATATGTTTCAAATTGGTGGGAAGAAATGGGAATCACTTCGCCGTTATAAATTCAAAGGCTATCAGGATGATATTTATTACAGGGACGCTGTATTAGCTTCGGATTCTACCATCAGCTTGCAACTTGCAGATATTATACTTCCTAACGGAATCTTGCGTATAGATCAGGTGTATAGCCAAAAATCTATTGCGCTACGGTTGGGACACTACGCATTGCCACAATATGAAGATAGAGCAATTGTTGAGCATCAAATTAAATATAAAAAATGGACAGCAAGTATTATTGACAATGGGCAGTATCAGTTAGCTGTTATTCCTGTTGAGGGCTGGGAAGAGGTGGAGATAGTAAGTGCAGCAGGTTTAAACCCAGTTTCTGAAACGAGTAAAGTCCTGAATTTAAAAGCAAACACAAGTGCAAATCAAAAGCAATTGTTTGCGACACTTATGTTATGGAAAAAATCGGGCGAAAAATGGACTAATGATGAATTATTCCCAATAAAAAAATTGAACCAAAAGCTGAATCAAGTAGGAATTAGTAGGAAAAATGGTCGTTATCAAGTCTTGAATTTGATATCCACGGATCAACAATAA
- a CDS encoding BNR repeat-containing protein → MRLITFCTVGVIYFYLILSLNFCFSQSKQLQVMEVGDGWAKNTVNTAVFRKNSLVSDAKFQYIAYYNEKGKVVLGKRKLNEKSWQLQVTEYTGRAKDAHNIISIMIDGEGYLHVCWDHHNGQLRYARTKQPHTLDLGPEQSMIGEDEQYVTYPEFFKMPDGSLLFLYRDGGSGSGNLVMNNYDPKNKKWTRLHRNLIDGEGKRNAYWQAYVDNQGTIHLSWVWRESPDVASNHDIAYACSKDGGLTWESTTGAQYTLPIQESTAEYAVRIPQNSELINQTSMAADDDGNPFIATYWRAAGSTIPQYKIIYYRKGAWEVRSFDFRKMSFSLSGHGTKEIPIARPQLMVKGKGDRVAVMLLFRDKERLGRASVLNLNKVTDNDYQLFDLNNESLGAWEPSYDTEMWRNKGRLSLFVQATDQKDGEGLLESGPSKVRVIEWAPSLEAIQNIIKH, encoded by the coding sequence ATGAGATTAATAACATTTTGTACAGTTGGAGTAATTTATTTTTATCTTATCCTTTCCTTAAATTTCTGTTTTTCGCAAAGCAAGCAGCTTCAGGTCATGGAAGTTGGAGACGGTTGGGCTAAGAATACGGTCAATACAGCTGTTTTTCGAAAAAATTCTCTCGTTAGTGATGCGAAGTTTCAATACATAGCCTACTACAACGAGAAGGGAAAAGTTGTATTAGGAAAAAGAAAGTTGAACGAGAAGAGCTGGCAGCTACAGGTTACCGAATATACGGGCAGAGCTAAGGATGCACATAATATTATCAGTATCATGATTGATGGAGAGGGATATTTACATGTTTGTTGGGATCATCATAATGGTCAGTTGCGATATGCTCGAACAAAGCAGCCGCATACACTGGACTTAGGACCTGAGCAGTCTATGATCGGGGAAGATGAACAGTATGTGACTTATCCTGAATTTTTTAAAATGCCTGATGGTTCATTATTATTTCTTTATCGTGATGGCGGTTCTGGATCAGGAAATCTTGTTATGAATAATTATGATCCCAAGAATAAAAAATGGACTAGACTGCATCGTAATTTAATCGATGGAGAAGGGAAACGAAATGCTTATTGGCAGGCATATGTCGACAACCAAGGAACGATACATTTGTCTTGGGTATGGCGAGAAAGTCCCGATGTAGCCAGTAATCATGATATAGCATATGCTTGTTCTAAGGATGGAGGGCTCACTTGGGAGTCTACTACTGGAGCTCAATATACATTACCTATACAGGAATCAACAGCGGAATATGCGGTGCGTATTCCTCAAAACAGTGAATTGATCAATCAAACATCGATGGCTGCAGATGATGATGGGAATCCATTTATTGCGACTTACTGGCGGGCTGCAGGTTCTACAATTCCTCAATATAAAATTATTTATTATAGGAAAGGTGCTTGGGAAGTCCGTTCTTTTGATTTTAGAAAAATGTCTTTCAGTTTGAGTGGACATGGGACAAAAGAAATACCTATAGCGAGACCACAATTAATGGTTAAAGGGAAAGGAGATAGGGTTGCTGTCATGCTCTTGTTCCGGGATAAGGAAAGATTAGGTCGAGCTTCTGTCTTGAACTTAAATAAGGTGACGGATAATGATTATCAACTATTTGATTTGAATAACGAATCATTAGGAGCATGGGAACCCAGTTATGATACTGAGATGTGGCGAAACAAGGGGCGATTATCACTATTTGTTCAAGCTACTGATCAAAAGGATGGAGAAGGACTTTTAGAATCTGGTCCAAGTAAGGTCAGGGTTATTGAATGGGCGCCTAGTCTCGAGGCAATACAAAATATAATCAAACATTAA